Proteins co-encoded in one Nocardioides sp. genomic window:
- a CDS encoding YbjN domain-containing protein: MTPAEVIRSYLAEQDLAYDEVETMFSFDLPGVRKLATPVRLDVGTHALGVHAFVCRQPDENHVGVYRWLLEKNLKLFGVAFALDAMGDIYLDGRLPLSVVTHDELDRLLGTVLETADGSFNTLLELGFATSIRKEWQWRISRGESTANLEAFRGWLERPERPER, translated from the coding sequence ATGACGCCGGCCGAGGTCATCCGGTCCTACCTGGCTGAGCAGGATCTCGCCTACGACGAGGTCGAGACGATGTTCTCCTTCGACCTGCCGGGCGTACGCAAACTCGCGACACCCGTACGGCTCGACGTCGGGACCCACGCTCTCGGTGTGCATGCGTTCGTGTGTCGCCAACCCGACGAGAATCACGTGGGCGTGTATCGCTGGCTGCTGGAGAAGAACCTCAAACTGTTCGGCGTCGCCTTCGCCCTCGACGCGATGGGGGACATCTACCTCGACGGCCGATTGCCGTTGAGCGTGGTCACCCACGACGAACTCGACCGGCTGCTCGGCACGGTTCTGGAGACGGCCGACGGCTCGTTCAACACTCTGCTCGAACTCGGGTTCGCCACCTCGATCCGCAAGGAATGGCAGTGGCGGATCTCCCGCGGCGAATCCACCGCCAATCTGGAGGCTTTCCGTGGTTGGTTGGAGCGCCCGGAGCGCCCCGAGCGCTAA
- a CDS encoding DMT family transporter: MSSTSPPTWVAPTAVAVTMVLWASAFVGIRHLGADFSPGALSLGRLLVGSAALGLVALRHPWIRPSRGDWWRLIAIGTLWYAIYNVALNEGEHHVDAGTAAMLLQLSPVLLSVLAVLFLGERFSVWLGVGLVVAFSGVALIATGSSEDSNRDPVGVALCLLAALVYSVSVVLQKPMSGRLRAGQITWVACTVGAVLCLPFAPTLWHEATAAPMSSLGWLIYLGVFPTAIAFTTYAYALTHMNASSLGVTTYLVPPITIVMGLVLLGEEPPRLAYLGGVVALFGVWLARRTPKVEPRVVGR, translated from the coding sequence GTGAGTTCGACCTCCCCGCCGACCTGGGTAGCACCCACCGCGGTGGCGGTCACCATGGTCTTGTGGGCTTCGGCCTTCGTCGGCATCCGGCACTTGGGAGCGGACTTCTCTCCCGGGGCGCTGTCCCTGGGCCGGCTCCTGGTGGGTTCGGCCGCGCTCGGGCTGGTTGCCCTCCGGCACCCCTGGATCCGGCCGAGCCGCGGTGACTGGTGGCGCCTGATCGCGATCGGCACGCTCTGGTACGCCATCTACAACGTGGCCCTGAACGAGGGCGAACATCATGTGGATGCGGGAACGGCCGCGATGCTGCTGCAGTTGTCGCCGGTGCTGCTCAGCGTGCTGGCGGTCCTCTTCCTCGGCGAACGCTTCAGCGTGTGGTTGGGGGTCGGGCTGGTGGTCGCCTTCTCGGGTGTCGCGCTGATCGCGACCGGCAGCAGCGAAGACAGCAATCGTGACCCCGTCGGCGTCGCGCTGTGCCTGCTGGCCGCGCTGGTCTACTCGGTGAGTGTGGTGCTGCAGAAGCCGATGAGCGGGCGGCTGCGAGCCGGCCAGATCACCTGGGTGGCCTGCACCGTGGGTGCGGTGCTGTGCCTGCCCTTCGCCCCGACCTTGTGGCACGAGGCGACCGCCGCGCCGATGTCGTCGCTGGGCTGGCTGATCTATCTGGGAGTCTTCCCGACCGCGATCGCCTTCACCACGTACGCCTACGCGCTGACCCACATGAATGCCTCGTCGCTGGGGGTGACGACCTACCTGGTGCCCCCGATCACCATCGTGATGGGGCTGGTGTTGCTCGGCGAGGAGCCGCCGAGGTTGGCCTACCTAGGCGGCGTGGTCGCGTTGTTCGGGGTGTGGTTGGCGCGCCGCACCCCCAAGGTCGAGCCGCGGGTCGTGGGGCGTTGA
- the mshA gene encoding D-inositol-3-phosphate glycosyltransferase — protein sequence MISLHTSPLDQPGTGDAGGMNVYVIELAKRLAQRGIEVDVFTRATSSKLPAISEAAPGVLVRHIEAGPFEGLSKQELPAQLCVFAREVLRAEAGQDAGHYTALHSHYWLSGQVGALTRDRWGVPLVHSMHTMAKVKNASLAQGDSAEPMARMIGEEQVVEAADMLIANTDREAGELIALYAADPARVEVVHPGVDLDVFQPIGQQSARTALGLSEDALILLFAGRLQPLKAPDVLVRAVAVLLDRNPSLRSRLVVPIVGGPSGSGLEHPTALADLVADLDLDDVVRFVPPVGQAELARWFAASTLVAVPSHNESFGLVAVEAQAAGAPVVAAAVGGLTTVVRDGVSGMLVDGHDPRDWAASIEKIVADPALRERLARGAVEQAAEFSWERTTDRTLDVYAKARSAMRTDTAR from the coding sequence ATGATCAGCCTGCACACCTCCCCGCTCGATCAGCCCGGCACCGGCGATGCGGGCGGCATGAACGTCTATGTCATCGAGTTGGCCAAGCGACTGGCCCAGCGCGGCATCGAGGTCGACGTCTTCACCAGGGCCACGTCGTCGAAACTTCCCGCAATCTCCGAGGCGGCGCCGGGGGTGCTCGTACGCCACATCGAGGCCGGTCCGTTCGAGGGGCTCAGCAAGCAGGAACTGCCCGCGCAGTTGTGTGTCTTCGCGCGCGAGGTGCTGCGCGCCGAGGCGGGCCAGGATGCGGGCCACTACACCGCCTTGCACTCTCACTACTGGCTGTCGGGTCAGGTCGGTGCTCTGACGCGTGATCGGTGGGGTGTGCCGTTGGTCCACTCCATGCACACGATGGCCAAGGTCAAGAACGCCTCGCTGGCTCAGGGGGACAGTGCCGAGCCGATGGCGCGGATGATCGGCGAGGAGCAGGTGGTCGAAGCCGCCGACATGCTGATCGCCAACACCGATCGTGAAGCGGGTGAGTTGATCGCCCTCTATGCCGCGGATCCGGCTCGGGTCGAGGTGGTGCATCCCGGGGTCGACCTGGATGTCTTCCAACCGATCGGCCAGCAGTCGGCTCGCACCGCCTTGGGGTTGTCCGAGGACGCGTTGATCCTGCTCTTCGCCGGGCGGTTGCAGCCGCTGAAAGCCCCTGACGTGCTGGTCCGAGCCGTGGCAGTGCTGCTCGATCGCAACCCGTCGCTGCGCTCGCGGCTCGTGGTGCCGATCGTAGGCGGTCCGTCGGGCTCGGGGCTGGAGCATCCGACGGCGTTGGCCGACCTGGTGGCAGACCTTGACCTCGATGATGTCGTCCGTTTCGTACCGCCGGTCGGCCAGGCCGAACTCGCACGTTGGTTCGCCGCGTCGACGCTTGTCGCGGTTCCGTCGCACAACGAGTCGTTCGGATTGGTCGCAGTCGAGGCCCAGGCAGCCGGTGCGCCGGTCGTCGCCGCGGCGGTGGGCGGGCTCACGACGGTCGTACGAGACGGCGTCAGCGGAATGTTGGTCGACGGTCACGATCCGCGCGACTGGGCGGCGAGCATCGAGAAGATCGTGGCCGACCCTGCCCTTCGCGAGCGGCTGGCGCGCGGTGCGGTCGAGCAGGCGGCCGAGTTCTCCTGGGAGCGTACGACCGACCGCACTCTCGACGTCTATGCCAAGGCCCGCTCCGCCATGCGTACGGACACCGCCCGATGA